From the Paraflavitalea soli genome, the window CGTTCCACCTTTAAGTGATTGCTTGCGAAACGCGAAGCGTTATCTATCAATAACGCTAACTGCCTGTATCAAAAGGTAAATATCATTCAAAGAGAACTGACAGGCTTCGCCCCCCGAGGCAAACAAACCTGTCAGGTCTACAAGATTACTTGGTTCCTCCCCACTCTTTCAGTTGTTCTATCTTGGTGTTTTCCAGTTCTAATAATGGGATCGGCAGGTATTCGTGTTTGCCAGCCTTAAATCCTCTTGGCCCCAATACAGCAGGTGCATCACCCCAGCGTACCAGATCGAGCCAGCGATGACCTTCACCGGCCAGTTCAAGCCTTCTTTCCAGCTTGATGTTTTGCAGTGTGGCGGCTACATGGTGCAGGTTATCACCGTATGCACGGTCACGTACAGCATTCAACAACGCAGCTGCCCGGGTAAGATCTCCATTGGTCATTACCAGCGCTTCTGCTTCCAGCAGGTAAATATCAGCGAGACGCATATCATACATATTCTTGGGAAAGTTTAACTCCATATTACCAGCACCAGTCCATTTAAACGATTCGCGGCCGGCTGTTTTTTCCAGGAAATAACCTGTATTCATGTATCCTTTCTGGTAAGTAACTTTCCCGTCGTCTTCCAATTGTTTCAGGTTGGCAATCGTCGCATTCAACCGGGGATCGTCTTTCATGGCATTGAACAGATCTTCCGTAACAGGCAGGAAACTCCAACCTGAAACATAATCAGGTGCAGCCGGGTCCTTGCGGTTATACCCACGGGGGCCTGTCATAATGTTCAGCACATTGCCTTCTGTGCAGGATACACAACCCCAGCCACCAGCAGAAGTATTGGTATAGGAAATCTCAAAGATAGACTCACTGTTAAATTCATTGGCCAATTGAAACAAACCGGCAAAAGAAGAGAATAACTTGTTACCATATTGGCCGGTACCACCAGGAGTGCCATTTACAGCAGCAAACTCTGTAATAGCCTGGGGATATTTCTTCTGCCACAGGTATACCTTACCCAATAAAGCCTGTGCAGCCGCTTTGGTAGCACGGCCAGCCTGGGTAGACAAAGTAAGACTGGCCGGCAGATCGGTGAACGCTTCCTTCAGGTCCTTCTCGATCTGCGCGTATACCACATCGGATGTTACCTGTGGTACGTCATACATTTTCTCGGGCGACACGGGTTCTGTAAGCAGGGGAATAGCTTTAAAGAAACGTACCAGGTCGAAATAGAAATAAGCCCGCAGGAATTTGGCTTCTGCTGCAAAGCGCTTTTTGTTATTCTCATCCATGGGTACTTTAGGCAGTTTTTGAAGCAGCGTATTGGCCCTGAAAGCACCAGAAAAGCCTTTAGCCCAAAGATCGGCCTGCGGCCCAACGGAAGGCGTGAGGGTATAGTTGGATATTACCTGGTACTGTGTTACATCATTGGGACCACCGCCACCGGCAAAATGATCATCTGAGGCAGCGTCCATGGTGCCGATCTTGGTTACATAACCATTGGCCTGCCAGCCTACCACATCATATACAGCCACCAGGCCGTTGTAGGCTTCCTGTTCATTGCGGTAATACTTATCTTCCAGGAATTGGCCTTTCGGTTCTGCTTCCAGGAATGCTTTGTCGCAGGCTGCTGTGAAAATACCAGCAGCCACCAGCATACTATATGTTATTTGTTTTGTTGTCATTTTACTTGGTTTTAAAGGTGATTAGAAGCCGAGGTTGATACCTAGCATGAAGGAACGCGCCTGCGGATAAATGCCCCTGTCAATACTCAGTACAGCACCACCGATCTCAGGGTCATAACCGGTGTATTTTGTAATGGTGAACAGGTTTTGGCTCATCACATAAAAGCGCACTTTATTCAATCCCGCTTTCTTAATAATGTTGCCGGTTAAAGAATAACCTATTTGCAATGTTTTCAACCTGAAATAACCACCGTCTTCCAGGTAGAAGTCAGAGGGATTATTATAGTTCTTATTGGGATCATCAACATTCAGGCGGGGATTGTTATTGGAAGTACCTGGCCCTGTCCAGCGGCCCAGTGTTTTCTCCTGCCAATTGGCATTGCCAATATCCAAACGGCGAAGTCCCTGGAATATCTTGTTGCCGGCAGCGCCCTGACCGAAGATCACCGCATCAAAACCTTTGTAATCGAGGTTGATGGTGAAACCATAGGTCCAGGTGGGTGTTGGGTTGCCCAGGAATATGCGGTCAGCTTCATCAATAGAACCACTGCCATCAGTATCCTGCCACCTGAAATCGCCTGGTTTGGCATCAGGCTGTATTTTAGCACCACTCTTGCCTACATAAGCATCTACATCGGCCTGGGTTTGGAAGAGGCCCAAAGTCTTAAGGCCATAAAAAGAACCAATGGCCTCGCCAACCTGTGTACGTGTAATAGATCCAAAGTTCATAGACTGAAATCCGGCGCCACCTGAAAGGAACTTAATATTATTACCCAGGAAAGTCACTTCGTTCTTCATCCACGATACATTACCATTCACGGAGAAATTTAGTTCACCCATACGTTTGCGGTAGCCCAGTTCCAGTTCAATACCGGAGTTTTTCACGCTGCCGATATTGGCGGCGGGATTACCAATCGCACCTACATAACCAGGGATCCGGGGATTTTGCAGGATATCCACGGTCTTCTTATTGAACCATTCAACAGTCACATTGAAATTATCAAACACTACAGCATCAAATCCGATATTGGTAGTTCGTGTTTCTTCCCATTTCAGGTTGGGATTGGAAGGGGCATTGGGACTGTAACCGGGCGAATAGCTACCAGAGGTGCCAATGGTGTAATTACGGCCGCTACCCACAGTTGAAACAAAGGCAAAGTCACCAATATTATCATTACCTACGGCACCATAACCAGCACGGAATTTCAAGAAGTTGATACCGGAATTGGCAGGGAAGAAATCCTCTTTGGAAGCTACCCATCCCAACATGAAGGAGGGAAATACACCATAGAGTTTATTAGGACCAAAGCGGGAAGAACCATCCCTTCTTACCAGGGCCTGCGCCAGGTATTTCTCCTGGTAGTCGTAGGTCACCCGTCCGAAAAGGGAGGTCACCATGTGCTCAATCCCTTCCGACCCATCGGTATTACGCTGATCGGCAGGCACTTTGAAGTTGAGTGAAGCTTCCTTAAAGTTATCGGCCGGAATATTGAAGAAGGTTACACTTGTCATCCTGGTATTGTTCTCCAGGTAAGCGCCTTGTCCGGCCAGTACCGATATATTATGATCCCCGAAACTGCGGGTATATACAATGGTATTTTCAAGGTTATAGTCAAAGCGGCGGTTGTTGGTTCTGCGGAAATTGGTCTGTGTGGTACTATTGGTAGCATTGAGCCAGAATACCGGGGTAAATGCTTCATCACCCCAGAAAGACAGTTTAAGACCAAAAGTAGATTTGATCTTTAATCCTTTGACCGGTGATACTTCCGCATACATATTACCCACCACATTATCACTCCAGCTGTAATTGCCCAGGCGGGTTTGTATAAATGCCAGCGGGTTGGTCATTTCCTGCCCTACTGTGGTAGATATCCCATAGAGTCGGCCCTGGGGATCCAGTCGTACCCCCCTGTTGGTATAAGGCGCCGCTGCAATCTTTGCGGGGTCTGTTTCCACCACGGGCGTAATGGGATCGAGGTTAATGGAAGCCGATAAGGGCCCGCCAAACTCACTATTGGTATTACCCAAACCAACTGATTTATCATGCGCATATCCTATGTTCTCTCCCAGGCTAAGCCAAGGGGTGATCTTATGGGTAGAATTAATACGCACATTCAATCGCTGGTACTTCGAAATATCAGTAGCCACAATACCTTCCTGGCTCAGGAAACCGAGGGACATATAAAAGGTAGACTTCTCACTGCCACCACTGATACTCAATTCGTGGTTATGCCTTCGGGCATCATTATTAAAGATCTGGTCCTGCCAGTCTGTTCCTTTACCGAAGGAGGCAGGGTTGGCATAAGGCGCTGGCTTACCGGCGTTCACAGCTGCTTCATTCCGGAGGGTGGCGTATTGGGTGGCATCCAGGAGCTTCAGCTTTTTGGCCGGCGCCGATGTACCATAAAAGCCGTTATAAGCAATACTCATCTTACCGGTCTTACCCTTTTTGGTAGTGACCAGGATAACGCCTGTAGCAGCGCG encodes:
- a CDS encoding RagB/SusD family nutrient uptake outer membrane protein, translating into MTTKQITYSMLVAAGIFTAACDKAFLEAEPKGQFLEDKYYRNEQEAYNGLVAVYDVVGWQANGYVTKIGTMDAASDDHFAGGGGPNDVTQYQVISNYTLTPSVGPQADLWAKGFSGAFRANTLLQKLPKVPMDENNKKRFAAEAKFLRAYFYFDLVRFFKAIPLLTEPVSPEKMYDVPQVTSDVVYAQIEKDLKEAFTDLPASLTLSTQAGRATKAAAQALLGKVYLWQKKYPQAITEFAAVNGTPGGTGQYGNKLFSSFAGLFQLANEFNSESIFEISYTNTSAGGWGCVSCTEGNVLNIMTGPRGYNRKDPAAPDYVSGWSFLPVTEDLFNAMKDDPRLNATIANLKQLEDDGKVTYQKGYMNTGYFLEKTAGRESFKWTGAGNMELNFPKNMYDMRLADIYLLEAEALVMTNGDLTRAAALLNAVRDRAYGDNLHHVAATLQNIKLERRLELAGEGHRWLDLVRWGDAPAVLGPRGFKAGKHEYLPIPLLELENTKIEQLKEWGGTK
- a CDS encoding SusC/RagA family TonB-linked outer membrane protein, whose translation is MKKTIACTFLLLCLLLSPTVWAQQQQVTGKINDKDGTPIAGASISVKGTTRGTLTDTNGRFTIAVSNGDVLVFKHIGYGEQEYAADKVPAVILLAAKVADLDDIVVIGYGTQKKSVTTGAISRVKATDLENMPINRVEDALQGRASGITIASNSGQPGSAATVRVRGITTLNNNNPLWVIDGVVVDAGGIGFLNQSDIESIEVLKDAASQAIYGSRAATGVILVTTKKGKTGKMSIAYNGFYGTSAPAKKLKLLDATQYATLRNEAAVNAGKPAPYANPASFGKGTDWQDQIFNNDARRHNHELSISGGSEKSTFYMSLGFLSQEGIVATDISKYQRLNVRINSTHKITPWLSLGENIGYAHDKSVGLGNTNSEFGGPLSASINLDPITPVVETDPAKIAAAPYTNRGVRLDPQGRLYGISTTVGQEMTNPLAFIQTRLGNYSWSDNVVGNMYAEVSPVKGLKIKSTFGLKLSFWGDEAFTPVFWLNATNSTTQTNFRRTNNRRFDYNLENTIVYTRSFGDHNISVLAGQGAYLENNTRMTSVTFFNIPADNFKEASLNFKVPADQRNTDGSEGIEHMVTSLFGRVTYDYQEKYLAQALVRRDGSSRFGPNKLYGVFPSFMLGWVASKEDFFPANSGINFLKFRAGYGAVGNDNIGDFAFVSTVGSGRNYTIGTSGSYSPGYSPNAPSNPNLKWEETRTTNIGFDAVVFDNFNVTVEWFNKKTVDILQNPRIPGYVGAIGNPAANIGSVKNSGIELELGYRKRMGELNFSVNGNVSWMKNEVTFLGNNIKFLSGGAGFQSMNFGSITRTQVGEAIGSFYGLKTLGLFQTQADVDAYVGKSGAKIQPDAKPGDFRWQDTDGSGSIDEADRIFLGNPTPTWTYGFTINLDYKGFDAVIFGQGAAGNKIFQGLRRLDIGNANWQEKTLGRWTGPGTSNNNPRLNVDDPNKNYNNPSDFYLEDGGYFRLKTLQIGYSLTGNIIKKAGLNKVRFYVMSQNLFTITKYTGYDPEIGGAVLSIDRGIYPQARSFMLGINLGF